One stretch of Ipomoea triloba cultivar NCNSP0323 chromosome 8, ASM357664v1 DNA includes these proteins:
- the LOC116027523 gene encoding protein RKD1-like gives MNHLSTEENLMASTSGILVQENTFPVASNAIVGGNMTTDSVVVERSMIETLAHRQRKNTRRTFRDSSTISKEMISKYFHLPIYRAAKELRVGYTILKERCRELGIFKWPYRQLVSLEKLSGKAQVFSNIENDHDIKEAMKELKSRREMLLSDPNLKLNPADIRLRDSCTRKIKYREMMSLLYSPTLRIHPLHIPPLIVDPALPLTVDRPSLATEEDESFKLLLDGF, from the exons ATGAACCACTTAAGTACGGAAGAAAATCTTATGGCATCAACAAGTGGTATACTTGTACAGGAAAATACATTTCCAGTTGCAAGTAACGCAATTGTAGGAGGGAATATGACTACAGATTCTGTAGTTGTAGAAAGGAGTATGATTGAAACTCTTGCACATAGGCAGCGGAAGAATACGCGAAGAACTTTTCGTGATTCATCCACAATAAGCAAGGAAATGATTTCCAAATATTTCCATCTGCCTATATATCGAGCCGCCAAGGAACTGAGAGTTGGGTATACGATTTTGAAGGAAAGGTGTAGAGAATTAGGAATCTTTAAATGGCCATATCGACAGTTAGTGAGCTTGGAAAAGCTATCAGGAAAAGCTCag GTATTTAGTAACATCGAAAATGACCATGACATAAAGGAGGCAATGAAGGAACTAAAAAGTAGAAGGGAAATGTTGCTAAGCGATCCGAATTTGAAGTTGAATCCAGCGGATATTAGGCTCAGGGATTCATGTACCAGAAAAATAAAGTATAGGGAGATGATGAGTCTTCTTTATTCTCCCACCCTTCGTATACATCCCCTTCATATTCCTCCATTAATTGTTGATCCTGCCTTGCCGTTAACTGTTGATCGACCTTCACTTGCGACAGAAGAAGACGAATCGTTTAAACTTTTGCTTGATGgcttttga